In the bacterium BMS3Abin11 genome, CCTCTTCGGTATCAAATCGTGCTTGCCAGTCGAAAAAACTCATTTCTTCCTTTTTCATCTTCGTTCTCTAACTTATTGTAATTAGTGGTATTATAAGCTATCTGCTGAGTTTTGTTTAGAGGCAAGTTAATTTATATTCTCTTCGTCACCTTTCTCACCCTTTCATCTATAGGTGCCAATCATTGCCGCCCGCTTGTTCACAGCGGCAAGTATCAGCTCAGACGTTGACTCCGGCATACCAGCATCCGCAGCCAAAGCGGCTACCTCTGCTATTGCATCATTTATCTGCGTGACCAGACCGGAGAAGATGCTATCCATGTCCTGCTCACGCAGCCCGGCTTTTTGACCCGTCTGATAGAAATGCCGGAGCTGGATTTGTTTTAGACGATAATAGTTTTTGTTCCCTATAGCCATTGCTAACTTGATCTTTTGATCTGGAAATTCCGGCCAGGGTGCAGCCGACATCACATCGTACAGAGGGGTGAGCCTGTAGCCACCTGGAGACAAAAATATCGAGAAGTTTTTGGCATGACCGTCAATGGCTGCCAGCAGCCAGAACACTATCTGCGCCTTCATAAAGGCCAGGCGGTCTTCATACGGGGCGATCGCGCCGTTCAGAAATTCCAGAACAGCAACAATGTCCGGTCCGCCATCGCTTTGATATTTCCGCACAGGTGGAACACCCAGCGCCTGACAGATATCCTCCTGCGGCAACCGGTATAGCACACTGTCTTGCCAAACCCGATCAAAACGCTCAATGACAATCACGGGTTTGTCATCAAATATCAGTACCTCGGCTTTTGCCGACTCAAGGCCCAAAGTACGGCACAGTACCAGACAGAACCATTCATTCCAGGGTGTATCAGAAAAATCAGTGCCTGCCGGGCCTTCCTTCATTGCAGGTTTGAAGATATGGGAGGTAGGTGTCGGTCCAAGCGGAAGCTGCCATTGGTCATCGATTCGGAGAAAGGCGGTCTTTTCCTGTACCCCGGCGATGGAGATACGA is a window encoding:
- the hipA gene encoding serine/threonine-protein kinase HipA, producing the protein MGRKRQKRVLDVYVGTSKVGSYSREPGGATSFRYDPDWLSSEKAFPISLSMPLSDRVWSGESATSYFDGLLPDDRTVREKIAAREQADSAGIFDLLAVIGRDCVGALRFVPEGLDPGDPTKMEYRPVTDDEIASRIASLGTTPLGVHANDDDFRISIAGVQEKTAFLRIDDQWQLPLGPTPTSHIFKPAMKEGPAGTDFSDTPWNEWFCLVLCRTLGLESAKAEVLIFDDKPVIVIERFDRVWQDSVLYRLPQEDICQALGVPPVRKYQSDGGPDIVAVLEFLNGAIAPYEDRLAFMKAQIVFWLLAAIDGHAKNFSIFLSPGGYRLTPLYDVMSAAPWPEFPDQKIKLAMAIGNKNYYRLKQIQLRHFYQTGQKAGLREQDMDSIFSGLVTQINDAIAEVAALAADAGMPESTSELILAAVNKRAAMIGTYR